A stretch of the Bdellovibrio sp. 22V genome encodes the following:
- a CDS encoding SUMF1/EgtB/PvdO family nonheme iron enzyme: MRSFRLIVMCLSLVIGLAACSPADDENAKGSDSQSSENPPPPAQTPSEPPPTPTPTPSPAPAPVPEPAPEPIPAPEPAPSPEPSPTPAPTPQPAPQPAPSPVPTPSPQPEPAPEPVPTPSPVPSPAPTPAPSPEPAPTPAPSPEPAPSPSPEPAPPTPVACPANYEMVAANAALKTSAFCIAKYEMKKVNNVAVTMPANKPWLANRATATQACASLGADYRLPTNAEWTAVALEIYRRAENWTNKKVEDGTLHTGYYSGWSEPVEISDVSNPYSNTGKKNGIERRTFTLASGKVIWDFGGNAWEWVSDTIYGNAYTPDLSSPYARNYHNNNWDVKPGSKQLFDFTGMTSVPKKDVYLGSLFGGSSGKVIRGGALCIHSKGTTGVFTANIGDITVDDMQAPASWNLKMNNVGFRCVTSPK; this comes from the coding sequence ATGAGAAGTTTTCGTCTCATAGTTATGTGCTTATCGCTCGTCATAGGGCTCGCTGCGTGCTCTCCCGCAGATGACGAAAACGCGAAGGGCTCTGACAGTCAATCGTCAGAAAATCCTCCTCCGCCTGCGCAAACACCGTCGGAGCCTCCTCCAACACCAACACCGACACCTTCGCCCGCTCCAGCTCCTGTTCCGGAACCTGCGCCAGAACCGATTCCAGCGCCTGAGCCTGCGCCATCGCCGGAGCCATCTCCGACTCCGGCTCCAACTCCACAACCGGCTCCGCAGCCAGCACCTTCTCCTGTGCCAACACCAAGCCCACAGCCAGAGCCCGCACCAGAGCCGGTTCCAACGCCCTCACCGGTGCCATCACCAGCACCGACTCCTGCGCCAAGCCCAGAGCCCGCGCCAACGCCCGCTCCTTCTCCAGAGCCAGCTCCCTCGCCGTCTCCAGAGCCTGCTCCTCCGACGCCAGTGGCGTGTCCTGCAAATTATGAGATGGTGGCGGCGAATGCAGCGCTGAAGACGTCTGCGTTCTGTATTGCCAAGTACGAAATGAAAAAGGTGAATAACGTTGCTGTGACGATGCCGGCGAATAAACCGTGGCTTGCGAATAGAGCAACGGCGACTCAAGCTTGTGCATCACTTGGCGCCGACTATCGCTTGCCGACAAACGCGGAATGGACGGCTGTCGCTCTCGAGATCTACAGGCGCGCTGAAAATTGGACGAACAAAAAAGTGGAGGATGGAACTCTTCACACTGGCTACTATTCCGGATGGAGTGAGCCCGTCGAGATTTCTGACGTCAGCAATCCTTATTCAAACACCGGAAAGAAAAACGGTATTGAAAGACGAACATTCACTCTTGCAAGCGGCAAAGTGATCTGGGATTTCGGTGGTAATGCGTGGGAATGGGTTAGCGACACTATTTACGGAAACGCATACACGCCGGATCTCTCGAGTCCTTACGCGCGAAACTATCACAACAACAACTGGGACGTAAAACCCGGTTCCAAACAATTGTTCGACTTCACGGGAATGACGAGTGTGCCGAAGAAAGATGTTTATCTCGGCAGTCTTTTCGGCGGAAGCTCGGGCAAAGTCATCCGGGGTGGCGCTCTCTGCATTCACTCAAAAGGTACGACAGGAGTTTTCACTGCGAATATCGGCGACATCACTGTCGACGACATGCAAGCTCCCGCCTCATGGAATCTTAAGATGAACAACGTCGGCTTCCGCTGCGTAACCTCACCAAAATAA
- a CDS encoding helix-turn-helix domain-containing protein, giving the protein MNQLDRAFELGKLYCDRGEFDPAVDHLLDASKGYFAEKNFSQYLKCLNLLLRIYAEREQFEEINQAKEKLQDLVLKEGFELNSKTYYTLAVCASYKGQLETATDYLQKALAIGLASDNKEDICHAIFGLAMVYSHPSVARHSDALKEIYNLQVFFQVYQMPDLQAASLFLNADILKQMKKYDEAIEVLWKAYDIVRETRNVVMSNYLMGGLADAYFEIGDKDMARTYITLAQKSVDSENHRRLGRMVKALAEKIGGETQTNFDLIFDEANHSVIEKKLGRIDFKNQFILLDLLRLFVQNQGQIYSKEFLVENVWKQPYDPAIHDNKIYVTIKRLRKLIEPDYEKPKYIFRAKNGYYMNKAARVHFEH; this is encoded by the coding sequence ATGAACCAACTAGATCGTGCCTTTGAGCTCGGTAAGTTATACTGCGATCGTGGAGAATTTGATCCTGCCGTTGATCATCTTCTCGATGCATCGAAGGGATACTTCGCCGAGAAAAATTTCTCTCAGTACTTAAAGTGCTTAAACCTGCTTTTGCGTATCTACGCTGAGCGCGAGCAATTTGAGGAAATCAATCAGGCTAAAGAAAAACTCCAAGATCTAGTTCTTAAAGAAGGCTTTGAGCTTAACTCCAAAACTTACTACACACTCGCGGTGTGCGCTTCTTACAAAGGACAATTGGAAACGGCGACAGACTATTTGCAAAAGGCATTGGCGATCGGACTTGCTTCCGACAATAAGGAAGATATTTGTCACGCGATCTTCGGCCTTGCGATGGTTTACTCTCATCCGTCTGTTGCTCGTCATTCAGATGCATTAAAAGAGATCTACAATCTTCAGGTCTTCTTCCAAGTGTACCAAATGCCTGATCTGCAAGCGGCTTCTTTGTTCTTAAATGCGGACATCTTAAAGCAAATGAAAAAGTACGACGAGGCCATCGAAGTTCTTTGGAAGGCTTACGATATCGTCAGAGAAACTCGCAACGTTGTGATGTCAAACTACCTTATGGGTGGTCTTGCTGATGCGTATTTCGAAATCGGCGATAAAGACATGGCTCGCACTTATATCACTCTTGCGCAGAAATCCGTCGACAGTGAAAATCACCGTCGCTTGGGCCGCATGGTGAAAGCTCTCGCAGAGAAAATCGGCGGAGAGACCCAAACAAACTTCGACCTTATCTTCGACGAAGCAAATCACTCTGTGATTGAGAAGAAGTTGGGTCGTATCGACTTTAAAAATCAATTCATTCTTCTCGACCTCTTGCGATTGTTTGTTCAAAACCAAGGACAGATTTATTCAAAAGAATTCTTGGTTGAGAACGTTTGGAAGCAGCCTTATGATCCAGCTATTCACGACAATAAAATTTACGTGACGATCAAACGTCTTCGTAAGTTGATTGAGCCGGATTATGAGAAACCTAAATATATTTTCAGAGCCAAAAACGGTTATTACATGAATAAAGCGGCTCGAGTTCATTTCGAGCACTAG